The DNA sequence CCCAGGGCCTCCAAGTTTTTGGGGCCACCAAAATGAAGGTATTCTCTTTTTgattgttaatattgaaatacttgacttcagtgaatagattcatcaggtttgtacttTAAATCAAATTAGTAtttttgcttgtcaaaaccagtaagtttttacttactaatatttcgtccatctcgtcggaggacttcatcagatgtgagcatctgatccactttcccgggaaactggcttccggttttgagtagtcttacttccagtcttcaaaagtgggtcaaatacgtgacttaggaaataagtgccctcctctctgttcatggtctttgtccccctctttctgatctccatcgcttctcgtacttctctagACTTTCTGACATGTTCCTTGCCAAGTATCTTGGAATCCTCCCAATTGACGACATGATTTGCCCTTGCGACATGGTCGGATATGGCCGACTTTGTTTGCTCTTGCTCGGATGCCCTACGTTCTGACCGTGTGAACTTGTTCTCGTTGGCTTTCTTGACTTCCGCTTGGTGTTCCGCGAGCCTAATCCCAAACAGACGAGACGTCTCGCCAACATAACTGAGATCGCAATTTTGGCAGCCGATCTCGTAAATGCAATTGCCTGTTTTCAGCTTGTCTcttttgtctttggggtggacCAGGATTTTTTTGAGGGTTTGATGTGGTTTCATAGCGGTGTCGACTTTgtgctttttgaaaattctttgaacTCGTTCAGAAATTCCATTCACATAAGGGAGCACTACCATACCCTTGCTTTTGTCCTCATTCTTTTGATCTTTCTTTTCGCTAGCTTTTGCAACTGTTTTtgctttttgttgcatttttgctttCACTTGGTCCACTGCCCATTTAGGATAGCCACAGTTTTTCAGGGCTCCACGCACATGTTTCTCTTCATTCGCTCTATCCGCTTCATCCGTGACCACGCTGTACATGCGATCAAACAAAGTTCGGATTACACCCATTTTCTGATGGAGGGGGTGTTCTGACTTAAAACtgagatattggtcagtgtgggtTGGTTTCCTGTATACCAGGAGCTTTACCGAACCGTCGGGTTTTCGGACTATTAGCGTGTCGAGGAATGGTATTTTGCCTTCTTTCTCTTCTTCATAGGTAAATTTTATACTGTCTGTTTTGTCGACTATGTTGAGATGATCGGTTAGGTTTTGCACTTGACCAGCTTTTATTATTTCTAGCACATCATCCACATAACGGCGCCAATACCGTGGCTTACAATCAATGGGGGCAGTCGCGATTGCTTGCTGTTCCAAAAATTCCATAAAGAAATTTGCAATGATGGGGCTGACTGGGCTGCCCATCGCGGCGCCAAACCGTTGCCTATATATGGCACCTCTGAATTCAAAATAGGTGGTGGTCAATATAAATTATAAGGAGTTCAATGATGTCTTCAACTTTGAGTTTGGTGCGCAATTTTAGATCTTTGTCCTCTATCAGTCTTTTCTTGACTACATCTAGGGCCTCCTTTATTGGCGTGTTTGTGAACAAGGATACCACGTCATGCGAGTTGAAAATTTCATTGTCCTCAATACACACTCCACTAAGGTCCTCCGCTAATTCTTTCGAATTTTTAACATGGTGTTCTGTGGTACCGATCAAAGGATTGAGCAAATCGGCAAGGGCTTTGGATGTCTCATAGCCGAGGGAGTCTGTATAATCGACGATTGGTCGTATTGGGTTACCTTGTTTGTGGATTTTTGTGGTACAATAGAGACGTGGTGTATTTGCCGTGGTAGGGTACAGAAGCTTATATTGTTTCTCATCAATTTTGTTCTCTTTCTTAAGTCTAGCGAGGATGGAAGTTAACTTTCGCTTATACTTTAGGGTAGGTTCAGCTTTCAGTTTTTCATAAGTTCTTTCGTCTTTCAGCATATCATGAACCTTTTCTTCATAATCTACTTTGTCTAAGACTACAGTTGACCTACCCTTGTCTGCGCCCATAATCAAGATCGAGTCATTTTTCTTGAGGGAATTGATGGCTAACCTCTCCTCTTTCGTGATGTTAGACTGAGGGGGCTTCGCATTTCTAAGTACACCTACTACTGGAATGGAATTTCTGAACGAgttcaaagaattttcaaaaagcacAAAGTCGACACCGCTATGAAACCACATCAAACCCTCAAAAAAATCCTGgtccaccccaaagacaaaagAGACAAGCTGAAAACAGGCAATTGCATTTACGAGATCGGCTGCCAAAATTGCGATCTCAGTTATGTTGGCGAGACGTCTCGTCTGTTTGGGATTAGGCTCGCGGAACACCAAGCGGAAGTCAAGAAAGCCAACGAGAAAAAGTTCACACGGTCAGAACGTAGGGCATCCGAGCAAGAGCAAACAAAG is a window from the Amphiura filiformis chromosome 12, Afil_fr2py, whole genome shotgun sequence genome containing:
- the LOC140167017 gene encoding uncharacterized protein, translated to MGADKGRSTVVLDKVDYEEKVHDMLKDERTYEKLKAEPTLKYKRKLTSILARLKKENKIDEKQYKLLYPTTANTPRLYCTTKIHKQGNPIRPIVDYTDSLGYETSKALADLLNPLIGTTEHHVKNSKELAEDLSGVCIEDNEIFNSHDVVSLFTNTPIKEALDVVKKRLIEDKDLKLRTKLKVEDIIELLIIYIDHHLF
- the LOC140167016 gene encoding uncharacterized protein, translating into MGSPVSPIIANFFMEFLEQQAIATAPIDCKPRYWRRYVDDVLEIIKAGQVQNLTDHLNIVDKTDSIKFTYEEEKEGKIPFLDTLIVRKPDGSVKLLVYRKPTHTDQYLSFKSEHPLHQKMGVIRTLFDRMYSVVTDEADRANEEKHVRGALKNCGYPKWAVDQVKAKMQQKAKTVAKASEKKDQKNEDKSKGMVVLPYVNGISERVQRIFKKHKVDTAMKPHQTLKKILVHPKDKRDKLKTGNCIYEIGCQNCDLSYVGETSRLFGIRLAEHQAEVKKANENKFTRSERRASEQEQTKSAISDHVARANHVVNWEDSKILGKEHVRKSRES